In the Synergistales bacterium genome, one interval contains:
- a CDS encoding SDR family NAD(P)-dependent oxidoreductase, with product MNCLVLGDEGALGREVTAWLEERCAAVESAPLAGVAPADLVSGGEAQDPGEIARSIRAFAGVADSLDGLVLCPPLEELRAALEDAPPDDALWGRLVDAWIMGIFHALREAVPLMTARGGGRVVLFGSTRGYTGEGEGEGRVAPGGTLYEAALSSAVTGMMTSIARDVIPQGVAVHGIALGERSGNWTEEIGWALDLWLSGLGDYACGQIYRIY from the coding sequence ATGAACTGTCTGGTCCTCGGCGATGAGGGCGCCCTGGGCCGGGAGGTGACGGCCTGGCTGGAGGAGCGCTGCGCCGCCGTGGAGTCCGCGCCGCTGGCCGGCGTCGCCCCCGCGGACCTTGTCTCCGGCGGGGAGGCGCAGGACCCCGGGGAGATCGCCCGGAGCATCCGGGCCTTTGCGGGGGTCGCCGACTCCCTGGACGGCCTGGTGCTCTGTCCGCCGCTGGAGGAGCTGCGCGCCGCCCTGGAGGACGCCCCGCCGGACGACGCCCTCTGGGGGCGGCTGGTGGATGCCTGGATCATGGGGATCTTCCACGCCCTGCGGGAGGCGGTGCCCCTGATGACCGCCCGGGGCGGCGGCCGGGTGGTCCTCTTCGGCAGCACCCGGGGCTACACCGGCGAAGGCGAGGGCGAAGGCAGGGTTGCGCCGGGCGGCACGCTCTACGAGGCGGCGCTGTCCAGCGCCGTCACCGGCATGATGACCTCCATCGCCAGGGACGTGATCCCCCAGGGGGTCGCCGTCCACGGCATCGCCCTGGGGGAACGCAGCGGGAACTGGACCGAGGAGATCGGCTGGGCCCTGGACCTCTGGCTCTCCGGCCTGGGCGACTATGCCTGCGGCCAGATCTACCGGATCTACTAA
- a CDS encoding SDR family oxidoreductase: MDRVRPLEGKVTVVTGAGGGIGRAICSHFASLGSRVYLCDIGDTADLAAEINHAEGGEYALPAVCDIADPGAVGEMFARIDRDGGADILVNNAAVQGPKGPKRFPAITPEGFRSTLDIDLSGAFYCIRHALPAMREKGWGRMLFTAAPLSSSGIPSPYLAGKAGFIGMARQIAGACDDEGIRTFALALRHVDTPMIRRVIESRGGNVEEGIAGMHAKSLTGSMITPGEIARLYGHFAAAPTRAVRSVSLLADGGITYLR; encoded by the coding sequence ATGGACAGAGTACGGCCCCTGGAGGGCAAGGTCACCGTTGTGACCGGCGCCGGAGGGGGGATCGGCCGGGCGATCTGCAGCCACTTCGCGTCGCTGGGTTCCCGGGTCTACCTCTGCGACATCGGCGACACCGCCGATCTCGCCGCGGAGATCAACCACGCCGAGGGCGGCGAATACGCCCTTCCGGCGGTCTGCGACATCGCCGATCCCGGAGCGGTGGGGGAGATGTTCGCCCGCATCGACCGCGACGGCGGTGCGGACATCCTCGTCAACAACGCCGCCGTGCAGGGGCCCAAAGGTCCCAAGCGGTTTCCCGCCATCACGCCGGAGGGCTTCCGCAGCACCCTGGACATCGACCTCTCCGGCGCCTTCTACTGCATCCGCCACGCCCTCCCCGCGATGAGAGAGAAAGGCTGGGGGCGGATGCTCTTCACCGCCGCGCCGCTCTCCTCCTCGGGCATCCCCTCGCCATACCTGGCCGGCAAGGCCGGGTTCATCGGCATGGCCAGACAGATCGCCGGGGCCTGCGACGACGAGGGCATCCGTACCTTCGCCCTGGCGCTGCGGCACGTGGACACGCCCATGATCCGCCGGGTCATCGAGAGCCGCGGCGGGAACGTGGAGGAGGGCATCGCCGGGATGCACGCCAAGTCCCTCACCGGGTCGATGATCACCCCCGGGGAGATCGCCCGGCTCTACGGACACTTCGCCGCCGCCCCCACCAGGGCGGTGCGGAGCGTGTCGCTGCTCGCCGACGGCGGGATCACCTACCTCAGATGA